One part of the Desulfuromonas acetoxidans DSM 684 genome encodes these proteins:
- a CDS encoding ABC transporter substrate-binding protein codes for MGVLVVPARLLLGLLIVLVMVVPASARDVVDMAGRSVTVPDHIDRVVGCVAPVNWMIYAVAPMKLAAFTSRPSDTDWQILDPRLKQRPVIGSFLGGQGVNRETLLAIDPDVVIFWGDGRSPVVQRWLRQLDQWHIPVVFVAMDRLQDYPATLEFLGHLLGEPQRGLKLARYGRCVLEQVATTVATIPVSQRRRVYYAQGNDGLETEPEYSFHAELIGLAGGCNVHKGVLKQRRGRDKITQEQVLMYNPEVVITAQRDFYEHAVDMPTWQQVQAIQSDQVLIIPDHPLNWFDRPPSMMRFLGLQWLAQSLYPQAVHLDMVETTRHFYQLFFGLTLSDEKVRDILDGTP; via the coding sequence GTGGGTGTTTTAGTCGTGCCAGCGCGGTTGCTGTTGGGCCTGTTGATCGTTCTGGTGATGGTTGTGCCGGCTTCGGCGCGTGACGTCGTTGATATGGCGGGGCGCAGCGTCACGGTTCCCGACCATATCGATCGCGTGGTCGGCTGTGTGGCCCCAGTCAATTGGATGATCTACGCGGTTGCCCCGATGAAGCTGGCTGCCTTTACCTCACGTCCTTCAGATACGGACTGGCAGATTCTTGATCCGCGGCTTAAACAGCGCCCGGTGATTGGCAGTTTTCTCGGTGGTCAGGGCGTCAATCGTGAGACCTTGCTGGCCATTGATCCCGATGTCGTGATTTTCTGGGGAGATGGTCGGTCACCGGTCGTTCAGCGTTGGTTGCGTCAGCTCGACCAATGGCACATTCCGGTGGTTTTTGTCGCCATGGATCGTCTTCAAGACTATCCGGCCACATTGGAATTTTTGGGCCACTTGTTGGGGGAGCCGCAGCGTGGACTTAAACTGGCACGCTATGGGCGTTGTGTTCTGGAACAGGTCGCCACGACTGTGGCGACCATCCCGGTATCCCAGCGACGTCGAGTGTATTATGCCCAGGGCAATGACGGGTTGGAGACAGAACCTGAGTACTCCTTTCATGCTGAGTTGATTGGGCTCGCCGGTGGTTGCAATGTCCATAAAGGCGTCCTGAAACAGCGACGTGGTCGAGACAAAATCACCCAGGAACAGGTGCTGATGTATAACCCCGAGGTGGTTATTACAGCGCAGCGAGATTTTTATGAGCACGCTGTTGACATGCCAACGTGGCAACAGGTTCAAGCCATTCAGAGTGATCAGGTGTTGATTATTCCCGACCATCCACTGAACTGGTTTGATCGGCCTCCCTCCATGATGCGATTTCTCGGCCTGCAATGGTTGGCTCAGAGCCTTTACCCGCAGGCGGTCCACTTGGATATGGTTGAAACAACACGCCATTTCTACCAATTGTTTTTTGGCCTCACTCTGAGTGACGAAAAGGTACGTGATATTCTTGATGGTACGCCCTGA
- a CDS encoding selenium metabolism-associated LysR family transcriptional regulator encodes MDIRRLEVFCKVVDLGSFTRAAEAALLSQPSVSEHIRTLEEHYNEKLIDRLGRRAQPTHAGKILYQYARRIIQLKDEADQAIKQFQGNLSGKLAVGASTIPGAYLLPTMIDSFKSSYSSIELMLKISGTTAVVEDILKGTLELGLIGTLWKDQRVECEEMFSDELVLTVYPDHPWAKKSSVYPGELLEMPFILREPGSGTRIEMTQGLKKAGVEVPHFQVVAEVGSNEAVRQGVRSRIGVAILSSLSVAEDVERGSLVTVPIEGVSMPRSFYLVQRRNRQLSPLATAFYNHLKEHC; translated from the coding sequence GTGGATATTCGCCGACTCGAAGTTTTTTGCAAAGTTGTTGATCTTGGAAGCTTTACCCGGGCTGCCGAAGCGGCACTGCTGTCGCAGCCGTCGGTCAGTGAGCATATCCGGACGTTGGAAGAGCACTACAACGAGAAATTGATTGATCGCCTCGGACGTCGTGCCCAGCCAACCCATGCCGGAAAAATTCTCTATCAATATGCCCGTCGGATTATTCAGCTTAAAGATGAAGCGGATCAGGCGATCAAGCAGTTTCAGGGCAACCTGTCCGGAAAACTGGCTGTTGGTGCCAGTACCATTCCCGGCGCCTATCTGCTGCCGACGATGATTGACAGCTTTAAATCATCGTATTCCAGTATCGAGCTGATGCTGAAGATCTCCGGCACGACGGCGGTGGTTGAAGATATTCTCAAGGGGACGCTTGAACTGGGATTGATCGGTACTTTGTGGAAAGATCAGCGCGTTGAGTGTGAAGAGATGTTTTCCGATGAATTGGTCCTGACCGTTTATCCTGATCATCCCTGGGCAAAAAAGTCGTCGGTGTATCCCGGTGAATTGCTTGAGATGCCGTTTATTCTCCGTGAGCCCGGATCGGGCACCCGTATTGAGATGACGCAAGGGCTGAAAAAAGCCGGCGTTGAAGTGCCTCATTTTCAGGTTGTTGCCGAGGTGGGCAGCAATGAGGCGGTGCGCCAGGGCGTTCGCTCACGTATTGGCGTAGCGATCCTGTCATCGTTGTCGGTGGCTGAAGATGTCGAACGGGGCAGTCTGGTGACGGTTCCGATTGAGGGCGTCAGCATGCCACGCTCCTTTTACCTGGTTCAGCGGCGTAACCGTCAGCTCAGTCCGCTGGCCACAGCGTTTTACAATCACCTTAAAGAACATTGTTGA
- a CDS encoding sigma-54-dependent transcriptional regulator: MDKRCSILLIDDDEQSCATLGLLLKKSGYSVETALSGEQGLELLPKTPFEIVITDLRLPGMDGLEILKRVKEHNAEINVILVTGNSSAESAVTAMKYGAFDYITKPLNFDKLKVILDKAQEKLQLVAENRFLRQQLRGRYTFDNIIGTSMTMQQVFSRMQKVLHTDSSLLILGESGTGKELVAKAIHFNGPRKDQPFVPINCGAIPADLLESELFGHLRGSFTGAIANKCGKFEQANGGTIFLDEIGTMPVHLQLKLLRVLQEQEVQPVGSNRNIKLDVRVISATNADLEQMVRDGHFREDLFYRLNVIPITLPPLRQRSEDIALLVRHFLQKSCRYMNRSLMPMESAALQVLENYDWPGNVRELENVIERTVALSDGPQITLQDLPPHITGKHTPTMSEQNLYTLPADGVDMPKQIQEIERHWISQALEMSQGIKARAAAMLGINRTTLVEKIKRLGLPQ, from the coding sequence ATGGATAAGAGATGTTCAATCCTGTTGATTGACGATGACGAACAAAGTTGTGCAACACTCGGCTTATTGCTGAAAAAATCCGGCTACTCCGTCGAAACCGCTCTTTCCGGAGAACAGGGGTTAGAGCTTCTGCCCAAAACTCCATTTGAAATTGTCATCACAGATCTGCGCCTGCCAGGCATGGATGGACTGGAAATTCTCAAACGGGTCAAGGAGCACAATGCCGAGATCAATGTCATCCTCGTCACGGGCAACTCATCAGCTGAGTCGGCGGTCACAGCCATGAAATACGGTGCATTCGACTACATCACCAAGCCACTCAATTTCGATAAACTCAAAGTCATTCTCGACAAAGCTCAGGAAAAGCTGCAACTGGTCGCCGAGAACCGCTTTCTGCGTCAACAGTTGCGTGGCCGTTATACCTTTGACAACATCATTGGCACCAGCATGACCATGCAGCAGGTTTTCTCGCGCATGCAGAAAGTGTTGCACACGGATTCCTCATTGCTGATTCTCGGGGAATCCGGGACCGGCAAGGAGCTGGTGGCCAAGGCGATCCACTTTAACGGGCCACGTAAAGATCAACCGTTTGTCCCCATCAACTGTGGTGCCATCCCCGCCGACCTGCTCGAAAGTGAACTGTTCGGCCATCTCCGTGGCTCTTTCACCGGTGCAATCGCCAACAAATGCGGTAAATTCGAGCAAGCCAATGGCGGCACTATTTTTCTTGATGAGATCGGCACCATGCCGGTTCACCTGCAGTTAAAGCTATTACGTGTTCTTCAGGAACAGGAAGTCCAACCGGTGGGCAGCAACCGTAACATCAAGCTGGACGTACGGGTGATCTCGGCAACAAACGCGGACCTGGAACAGATGGTTCGTGACGGCCATTTCCGGGAAGATTTATTTTACCGACTCAATGTCATTCCCATTACACTGCCCCCCTTGCGCCAGCGCAGTGAGGATATTGCGTTACTGGTCCGTCACTTTCTGCAGAAAAGCTGCCGCTATATGAATCGGTCGTTGATGCCCATGGAAAGTGCGGCTCTTCAGGTTCTGGAAAACTACGACTGGCCGGGCAATGTCCGTGAGCTGGAGAATGTCATTGAACGCACTGTGGCTTTGAGCGATGGCCCGCAGATCACCTTGCAGGACCTGCCCCCCCATATCACCGGCAAACATACGCCGACCATGTCCGAGCAGAACCTCTACACGCTACCGGCGGATGGCGTCGATATGCCGAAACAGATTCAGGAGATTGAACGACACTGGATCAGTCAGGCCTTAGAGATGAGTCAGGGCATCAAAGCGCGTGCAGCCGCCATGCTCGGCATCAACCGCACCACGCTGGTAGAGAAGATCAAACGACTCGGGCTGCCGCAATAA
- a CDS encoding TonB-dependent receptor plug domain-containing protein — protein MNVLKRWTQVLGVIGCMFWPMSAVGQGSATELGPLVVTATLAEKAVDQVPGAVEVLDQQQLVETGAETVSEALLYATGVMLITAEGRNVGTSIRGIGRNHTLVMLDGRRLAGSFKAQMDVAQLPVTMVERIEVVRGPASALYGSDAIGGVINIITRQPTAQTEAGLDVRGGFGPSAEHLGQIYVGGGSENIQANLGVARSVKDDWDGDSALPDDVDETSLNSVLGRANVNIGPKQQLLFGGEYGHFERDGGRYYQNINRRYDADDRRWGGFAEYHLNQGEPLSAMVRGYASQYKATSSFDPPTSKSEERRRLIQGEGRVTYSTSNRFILTSGGEVREDSLKVGGMDHNEEKVLNSALFTQADWRITQQLNLVAGVRFDHHEDFGGHLTPRATLTWHYDHGRVWIGYGEGFRAPNLNELYVTSILKKGFETYQNNEDLDEETSQSYEAGTSFHWGRFRSQLVVFRTDLDDLIAAQLQSASGKYKTFTMVNIDEVRAEGVEFESSVALPGDVQLSGQFSYVDTEDRQTHDELADEPRWKSGVTLAWLDPYWGVMTQVRWLYFGTSEDGESNEQDAYQLTHLHVEKDLTASLTLYGGIDNLFDEEHDDFTLSPRGYYLGVKWVF, from the coding sequence ATGAATGTATTGAAACGCTGGACACAAGTACTTGGTGTTATTGGATGTATGTTCTGGCCGATGTCAGCAGTTGGTCAGGGCTCTGCAACCGAACTGGGGCCACTGGTTGTTACCGCAACGCTGGCGGAGAAAGCGGTAGATCAGGTGCCGGGGGCTGTGGAAGTGCTCGATCAACAGCAACTGGTTGAAACCGGTGCGGAAACCGTCTCCGAAGCGCTGTTGTACGCGACCGGGGTGATGCTGATAACTGCGGAAGGGCGCAATGTCGGCACCTCCATCCGCGGCATTGGCCGAAATCACACCCTGGTGATGCTTGATGGCCGCCGCTTGGCGGGAAGCTTTAAAGCGCAAATGGATGTGGCACAGTTACCGGTGACCATGGTTGAACGCATCGAAGTGGTACGTGGTCCGGCCTCGGCTTTGTACGGCAGCGATGCCATTGGCGGTGTGATCAACATCATCACCCGACAGCCGACAGCCCAGACTGAAGCCGGTCTCGATGTGCGTGGTGGCTTCGGTCCCTCCGCAGAACACCTTGGTCAAATCTATGTCGGTGGCGGTAGCGAAAACATCCAGGCCAATTTAGGCGTGGCGCGCAGTGTTAAGGATGATTGGGATGGTGACAGTGCGTTGCCGGACGATGTCGATGAAACCTCATTGAACAGCGTGCTGGGACGTGCCAACGTAAACATCGGCCCGAAGCAGCAGTTGTTGTTCGGTGGGGAATATGGCCATTTTGAACGCGATGGCGGTCGTTATTACCAGAATATCAATAGACGTTATGATGCCGATGACCGCCGCTGGGGAGGATTTGCCGAATATCACCTGAATCAGGGGGAGCCGCTCTCTGCCATGGTGCGAGGTTACGCCAGTCAATATAAAGCCACCTCGTCTTTTGATCCGCCTACGTCAAAAAGTGAGGAACGGCGGCGGTTGATTCAGGGGGAGGGCCGGGTGACTTACTCGACTTCTAATCGGTTTATTCTCACCAGTGGCGGGGAAGTTCGCGAAGACAGTCTCAAAGTCGGCGGCATGGATCACAATGAAGAGAAGGTGCTCAACAGTGCCTTGTTTACCCAGGCGGATTGGCGGATCACGCAACAGCTTAACCTGGTCGCTGGCGTGCGCTTTGACCACCACGAAGATTTTGGTGGTCACCTGACACCACGGGCGACACTGACCTGGCATTATGATCACGGTCGGGTGTGGATCGGTTATGGTGAAGGATTTCGGGCACCGAATCTCAATGAACTGTATGTGACCTCTATCCTGAAAAAAGGTTTTGAAACCTATCAAAATAATGAAGATCTTGATGAAGAGACCTCTCAGAGTTATGAAGCCGGAACCAGTTTCCACTGGGGGCGTTTCCGCAGCCAGTTGGTGGTGTTCCGCACGGATCTGGATGATTTGATTGCCGCACAGTTGCAGTCTGCAAGTGGTAAATACAAAACGTTCACCATGGTCAATATCGATGAAGTACGCGCCGAAGGGGTGGAGTTTGAAAGCTCCGTAGCATTGCCCGGTGATGTGCAACTGTCCGGACAGTTCAGTTATGTTGATACCGAAGACCGCCAGACCCATGACGAACTTGCCGATGAGCCGCGTTGGAAAAGCGGGGTGACGCTTGCCTGGTTAGACCCTTATTGGGGCGTGATGACTCAAGTGCGCTGGCTCTATTTCGGGACGTCTGAAGATGGCGAGAGCAATGAACAGGATGCGTATCAGCTTACCCATCTTCATGTCGAAAAAGATCTGACCGCAAGCCTGACTTTGTATGGTGGGATTGATAATCTATTTGATGAAGAGCACGATGATTTCACTTTATCGCCGCGGGGTTATTACCTGGGGGTGAAGTGGGTGTTTTAG